The following are encoded together in the Desulfococcus multivorans genome:
- the rplX gene encoding 50S ribosomal protein L24, with translation MKNTNKCHVKKDDKVKIITGKDKGKIGKVLKVINKKNRVLVENINIVKRHTRPSAQNRQGGIIETEAPIHWTNVMLMCNKCMSPSRIRMRQLEDGKKVRVCAKCDEVLDA, from the coding sequence ATGAAAAACACGAATAAATGCCACGTCAAGAAGGACGATAAAGTTAAAATCATCACCGGCAAGGACAAGGGGAAGATCGGCAAAGTGCTGAAGGTGATCAACAAGAAGAATCGGGTTCTTGTCGAAAACATCAATATCGTAAAGCGCCACACAAGACCCAGCGCACAGAACAGACAGGGCGGCATCATCGAGACCGAGGCGCCGATTCACTGGACGAACGTCATGTTGATGTGCAACAAGTGCATGTCGCCTTCCCGTATCAGGATGCGGCAGCTCGAGGACGGCAAAAAGGTGCGCGTTTGTGCAAAATGCGATGAGGTGTTGGACGCATAG
- the rplN gene encoding 50S ribosomal protein L14 — translation MIQAESRLTVADNSGAKVLYCIKVLGGSRRRYASIGDIIVVTVKEAIPNAKVKKGEVLKAVVVRTKKEIKRPDGSYIRFDDNSAVLINAAKEPVGTRIFGPVARELRAKRFMKIISLAPEVL, via the coding sequence ATGATTCAGGCAGAATCTAGACTGACGGTAGCGGATAACTCCGGAGCCAAAGTTCTATACTGTATCAAAGTCCTCGGTGGTTCCAGAAGACGGTATGCCAGCATCGGCGATATCATCGTGGTGACCGTCAAGGAGGCCATACCCAATGCAAAGGTCAAAAAAGGGGAAGTCCTGAAAGCGGTGGTGGTTCGGACCAAGAAGGAAATCAAGCGTCCGGACGGATCCTACATCCGATTCGACGACAATTCCGCCGTGCTGATCAATGCGGCCAAGGAGCCCGTTGGAACACGTATCTTCGGACCTGTGGCAAGAGAACTCCGAGCGAAACGGTTTATGAAAATTATTTCACTGGCTCCAGAGGTATTATAG
- the rpsQ gene encoding 30S ribosomal protein S17, which yields MKKRGMKRQLTGTIVSNKMDKTVVVQVERLVKHRLYQKYIRRRAKFAAHDEANVCQVGDKVMITESRPLSKTKRWRVSQILEKAV from the coding sequence ATGAAAAAGCGAGGAATGAAACGACAGTTGACCGGGACGATCGTCAGCAACAAGATGGATAAAACCGTCGTCGTCCAGGTCGAACGGTTGGTGAAGCATCGACTTTACCAAAAATACATTCGTAGGCGGGCCAAGTTTGCAGCCCACGACGAGGCTAACGTCTGCCAGGTGGGGGATAAGGTGATGATCACCGAGTCCAGGCCGCTCAGCAAAACCAAGCGATGGCGAGTAAGCCAAATACTCGAAAAAGCTGTTTGA
- the rpmC gene encoding 50S ribosomal protein L29, with amino-acid sequence MKASEIRELSPEEMRQKANDLYEELFNLRFQHGVGQLENTQKIKSTKRGLARVMTIIKETERKNI; translated from the coding sequence ATGAAGGCAAGTGAGATTAGAGAGCTGAGCCCCGAGGAAATGCGCCAGAAGGCGAACGACCTCTACGAAGAGCTCTTCAACCTGCGCTTTCAGCATGGTGTGGGTCAGCTTGAAAACACGCAGAAGATCAAATCCACCAAGCGTGGTCTGGCTAGAGTCATGACGATTATCAAAGAGACTGAACGCAAAAACATATAG
- the rplP gene encoding 50S ribosomal protein L16, whose protein sequence is MLSPKKVKFRKQQKGKMRGIAWRGSDLAFGEFGLQAMECGTISSKQIEAARIAMTRHVKRGGKMWIRIFPDKPFTKKPAEVRMGKGKGAPEGWVAVIRPGRILYEMEGVPVELAKEALRLAAHKLPIKTKFVERGDV, encoded by the coding sequence ATGTTGAGTCCTAAGAAGGTAAAATTTCGAAAACAACAAAAAGGGAAAATGCGCGGGATCGCCTGGCGCGGCAGCGACTTGGCTTTTGGCGAGTTCGGTCTGCAGGCGATGGAGTGCGGCACCATCAGCTCCAAGCAGATCGAGGCCGCGCGTATCGCCATGACCCGCCATGTCAAGAGGGGCGGAAAGATGTGGATTCGGATTTTTCCCGACAAACCTTTCACCAAAAAGCCCGCCGAAGTACGAATGGGAAAGGGTAAAGGCGCACCTGAAGGTTGGGTGGCCGTCATTCGTCCCGGCAGAATCCTTTACGAAATGGAGGGCGTCCCGGTGGAACTGGCCAAAGAGGCCCTTCGGCTGGCCGCCCACAAGCTTCCCATCAAGACCAAATTTGTTGAAAGAGGGGATGTGTGA
- the rpsC gene encoding 30S ribosomal protein S3 translates to MGQKVNPVGLRLGIVKTWDSRWYAGKNYADYILEDFKIRKFIKKKLYHAGISKIEIERSSKRVRLRIYTARPGIVIGKKGSEIEQLKNELEKMITQEVLIDIQEVRKPEIDAQLVAENVAAQIERRVAFRRAMKRGVSSAMRFGAKGVKIICAGRLGGAEMARTEWYREGRVPLHTLRADIDYGFTEANTTYGIIGIKVFVFNGEILKKDVI, encoded by the coding sequence TTGGGCCAGAAAGTAAACCCTGTTGGGTTAAGACTCGGTATCGTAAAGACATGGGACTCCCGCTGGTATGCTGGGAAAAACTATGCGGATTACATTCTAGAGGACTTTAAAATCCGGAAGTTTATAAAGAAGAAGCTTTACCACGCAGGGATTTCTAAAATAGAGATCGAAAGATCCTCCAAGCGTGTTAGACTCCGAATTTATACAGCACGGCCGGGGATTGTCATCGGCAAAAAGGGCTCCGAGATCGAACAACTCAAAAATGAACTGGAGAAGATGATCACCCAGGAGGTCCTGATTGACATCCAGGAGGTCAGAAAACCTGAAATCGATGCACAGCTGGTTGCCGAAAATGTCGCCGCCCAGATCGAGAGACGCGTGGCCTTCCGGCGGGCGATGAAGCGGGGGGTCTCCTCGGCGATGCGTTTTGGAGCCAAAGGCGTCAAGATCATCTGCGCAGGCCGCTTGGGCGGTGCGGAAATGGCAAGGACCGAATGGTACCGTGAAGGTCGCGTTCCGTTGCATACCTTGAGGGCTGATATCGATTACGGATTTACGGAAGCCAACACGACATACGGCATCATCGGTATTAAGGTATTTGTTTTCAATGGCGAAATCTTGAAGAAGGATGTGATATAG
- the rplV gene encoding 50S ribosomal protein L22: MEVKAVLRYVRTSPQKVRSIVDAVKGQPVERGLSTLKFMPQKTAGIVAKVIRSAVANADENLGIDVDALIIKNVIADQGPMLKRFHARARGRGTQIFKRTSHITVILEEMA, from the coding sequence ATGGAGGTCAAAGCTGTATTAAGATATGTGCGTACTTCGCCGCAGAAAGTACGATCAATCGTTGATGCCGTCAAAGGGCAGCCGGTTGAACGCGGACTGAGTACTCTCAAATTTATGCCGCAAAAGACCGCAGGGATTGTTGCAAAGGTAATCCGTTCAGCGGTGGCGAATGCGGATGAGAATTTGGGGATTGATGTTGACGCGTTGATAATTAAAAACGTAATCGCCGACCAGGGGCCCATGTTGAAGCGCTTTCACGCCAGGGCACGCGGCAGGGGGACGCAAATATTCAAGCGGACCAGTCACATCACTGTAATTTTAGAGGAAATGGCGTAG
- the rpsS gene encoding 30S ribosomal protein S19 yields MPRSLKKGPYIDAKLMNKVLVAQETRSNKVIKTWSRRSTIIPEMVGTTLAVHNGKKFIPVFVTENMVGHKLGEFSPTRTFYGHAGDKKSKLKK; encoded by the coding sequence ATGCCACGGTCGTTAAAAAAAGGTCCATACATTGATGCCAAACTCATGAACAAGGTGTTGGTGGCCCAGGAGACCCGCAGTAACAAGGTGATCAAAACGTGGTCCCGGCGTTCGACAATCATCCCTGAGATGGTTGGCACCACGCTGGCGGTTCACAACGGGAAAAAATTTATCCCGGTGTTCGTGACGGAAAACATGGTGGGGCACAAGCTGGGTGAATTTTCGCCTACGCGTACATTCTACGGTCACGCCGGTGATAAGAAATCTAAATTGAAAAAGTAG
- the rplB gene encoding 50S ribosomal protein L2, with product MAVKRIKPTSPGRRFQEYSTFEEITRKEPEKSLLRVLKKQGGRNTNGRITCRHRGGGHKRHYRVIDFKRDKIGIPAKVASIEYDPNRSARIALLYYADGEKRYILAPVNLAVGDQVMSGPEADIKPGNTLPIKNIPLGTLIHNIELRVGKGGQIVRSAGTFAQLMAKEDRYAQIKLPSGEVRMVLLTCQATIGQVGNVVSENIALGKAGRKRWLGSRPKVRGVAMNPVDHPMGGGEGRSSGGRHPCTPWGIPTKGYRTRKNKRTDRYIVKRRTKK from the coding sequence ATGGCAGTTAAGAGGATAAAACCGACATCTCCCGGTCGTAGGTTCCAGGAATATTCTACCTTCGAGGAGATCACCCGGAAAGAGCCTGAAAAGAGTCTGCTTCGGGTTCTCAAGAAACAGGGTGGTCGAAATACCAACGGCCGGATTACGTGCAGGCATCGCGGCGGTGGGCACAAACGCCACTATCGCGTCATCGATTTCAAACGAGACAAGATCGGCATTCCCGCAAAGGTCGCATCCATCGAATACGATCCCAACCGAAGCGCAAGAATCGCGCTTCTCTATTATGCGGATGGTGAAAAACGATACATTCTTGCGCCGGTGAATCTCGCCGTAGGCGATCAGGTCATGTCCGGGCCCGAAGCCGACATCAAGCCCGGCAACACGCTGCCGATAAAGAACATACCACTGGGTACGTTGATCCATAATATCGAGTTGCGGGTGGGAAAAGGCGGTCAGATCGTCAGAAGCGCCGGAACTTTTGCCCAGCTTATGGCCAAGGAAGATCGTTACGCCCAGATCAAATTGCCCTCGGGCGAAGTTCGGATGGTTTTGTTGACCTGCCAGGCCACCATCGGCCAGGTGGGGAACGTTGTGAGCGAGAACATCGCTTTGGGCAAAGCCGGCCGTAAACGTTGGCTGGGTAGTCGACCCAAGGTCCGGGGCGTGGCCATGAACCCGGTGGACCATCCCATGGGCGGCGGCGAAGGTCGCTCCTCCGGCGGCCGCCATCCGTGCACGCCGTGGGGTATTCCGACGAAGGGTTATCGGACACGTAAAAACAAACGGACCGATCGATATATTGTCAAAAGGCGTACGAAAAAATAA
- the rplW gene encoding 50S ribosomal protein L23 — protein MNNYYNQIIRPLVTEKTTNQKELNNQFSFEVNPRANRVEIKKAIEKIFSVRVAGVRTMHVKGKVKQRGRIVGKRKDWKKAVVTLMPGERIDFFEGV, from the coding sequence ATGAACAACTATTACAATCAGATTATACGCCCTCTGGTGACGGAAAAGACGACGAATCAAAAAGAACTCAACAATCAATTTTCGTTCGAGGTGAACCCCAGAGCAAACCGTGTGGAGATCAAAAAGGCTATCGAAAAGATTTTCAGCGTCCGCGTCGCCGGTGTTCGGACCATGCACGTCAAAGGCAAGGTCAAGCAGAGAGGCCGGATTGTCGGGAAGCGAAAAGACTGGAAAAAGGCGGTAGTCACACTGATGCCCGGAGAACGGATTGACTTTTTTGAAGGCGTTTAA
- the rplD gene encoding 50S ribosomal protein L4 — protein sequence MAVVDVLNSKGEKVSQVELSDEIFSVPVKPGVLHEVVTMQLASRRSGSASVKRRGDVAGSTKKLFRQKGTGRARRGNIKSPLLRGGGVVFGPSPKSYAYKVPKKVRRMALKMALSSKLQENELTVVDQLELDRIKTKAFAEVIRALNKSNVLLVTDAADEKLVLSSRNLPNVKVIKVEGLNVYDILKYRDIILLEPAVKAIEGRLSA from the coding sequence ATGGCAGTTGTAGATGTTCTGAACAGCAAGGGTGAAAAGGTTTCTCAGGTAGAGCTTTCAGATGAGATATTCAGCGTTCCCGTGAAGCCCGGCGTTCTCCATGAGGTGGTCACCATGCAGTTGGCCTCCCGGCGGTCGGGGAGCGCATCGGTCAAGCGCCGCGGAGATGTCGCCGGAAGCACCAAAAAACTTTTTCGCCAGAAGGGAACCGGTCGGGCGCGACGGGGAAACATCAAATCGCCGTTGTTGAGAGGCGGCGGTGTCGTCTTTGGCCCTTCACCCAAATCTTATGCCTACAAGGTCCCCAAGAAGGTCAGGCGCATGGCGCTGAAGATGGCGCTTTCCAGCAAACTTCAGGAAAATGAACTGACGGTGGTGGATCAACTGGAGCTGGATCGAATCAAGACCAAGGCGTTTGCCGAGGTGATCCGCGCACTGAACAAGAGCAATGTCTTGCTGGTGACCGATGCGGCGGATGAAAAACTCGTTCTTTCCTCCCGGAACCTTCCCAATGTCAAGGTGATCAAGGTCGAAGGGCTCAATGTCTATGATATCTTGAAATACAGGGATATTATCCTGCTTGAGCCCGCCGTAAAAGCGATTGAAGGGAGGCTCTCCGCATGA
- the rplC gene encoding 50S ribosomal protein L3, with protein sequence MCKGLIGKKLGMSTVYSPEGKQIPVTVVQVGPCTVAQVKTKSTDGYESLQLSFGERKEKRVTKPVKGHLKKSNLTSTAALREVPVDNPEEFTPGQVITADIFHVGEKVDVIGKTKGRGFSGVMRRHGFSGGKKTHGSHSHRIPGSIGCSAWPARVTKGKRMPGAYGNEKQTVRNLEIVDIRMDDNLVLLKGAVPGSKSGLVMVRKTKFAK encoded by the coding sequence ATGTGTAAAGGATTGATTGGAAAGAAATTGGGCATGAGTACCGTCTATTCGCCGGAAGGCAAGCAGATCCCGGTAACGGTTGTGCAGGTCGGCCCCTGCACGGTTGCCCAAGTGAAAACCAAGTCGACGGACGGCTACGAATCGCTTCAGCTTTCGTTTGGAGAGCGAAAAGAAAAACGCGTTACAAAGCCGGTCAAGGGACATTTGAAAAAAAGCAATCTCACGTCTACGGCAGCCCTGCGTGAGGTGCCGGTAGACAATCCTGAGGAGTTCACCCCCGGTCAGGTTATCACGGCGGATATCTTCCATGTCGGTGAGAAGGTGGACGTCATCGGAAAGACCAAGGGGCGAGGATTTTCCGGCGTTATGCGTCGTCACGGATTTTCCGGGGGCAAAAAAACCCACGGAAGTCATAGTCACCGCATCCCGGGCTCCATCGGATGCAGCGCGTGGCCGGCCCGTGTGACCAAGGGAAAGCGGATGCCCGGGGCCTACGGAAACGAGAAACAGACCGTCAGAAACCTTGAGATTGTCGATATTCGGATGGATGACAATCTGGTACTGCTTAAGGGCGCGGTTCCCGGATCGAAGTCCGGGCTTGTTATGGTGAGAAAAACTAAATTCGCGAAATAA
- the tuf gene encoding elongation factor Tu: MAKEKFERKKPHVNVGTIGHIDHGKTTLTAAITKMCGLKGKANFIPFDQIDKAPEEKERGITIATSHVEYETDSRHYAHVDCPGHADYIKNMITGAAQMDGAILVVGADDGPMPQTREHILLARQVGVPRIVVFLNKCDMVDDEELIELVELELRELLDKYEFPGDDTPIIRGSALKALESDDADSAEAKCIFELLDAIDSYIPEPERDIDKPFLMPIEDVFSISGRGTVVTGRVERGKILVNEPVEIVGIRPTAKTVCTGVEMFRKLLDEGRAGDNVGLLLRGTKRDEVERGQVVAKPGSITPHTKFEAEVYILSKEEGGRHTPFFTGYRPQFYFRTTDVTGILSLPEGVEMVMPGDNVKITGELITPIAMEKELRFAVREGGRTVGAGVVSEIIE, encoded by the coding sequence ATGGCGAAAGAAAAGTTTGAACGAAAAAAGCCGCATGTGAATGTGGGGACGATCGGTCATATCGACCACGGGAAGACGACGTTGACGGCGGCGATCACGAAGATGTGCGGGCTGAAGGGCAAGGCGAATTTTATCCCGTTCGACCAGATCGACAAGGCGCCGGAGGAGAAGGAGCGCGGGATCACGATTGCGACGTCGCACGTGGAGTACGAGACGGATAGCCGCCATTACGCGCATGTGGACTGTCCGGGTCACGCGGACTACATCAAGAATATGATCACGGGCGCGGCTCAGATGGACGGTGCGATTCTGGTGGTTGGTGCCGACGACGGTCCGATGCCGCAGACGCGGGAGCATATTTTGCTGGCGCGCCAGGTTGGGGTGCCGCGGATCGTGGTGTTTTTGAACAAGTGCGACATGGTTGACGACGAGGAATTGATCGAGCTGGTGGAGTTGGAGCTTCGGGAGCTTCTGGACAAGTACGAGTTTCCGGGTGACGACACGCCGATCATTCGGGGTTCGGCATTGAAGGCGCTGGAATCGGATGATGCGGACAGCGCGGAAGCGAAGTGCATTTTTGAGCTTTTGGATGCGATCGACAGCTATATACCGGAACCGGAGCGGGACATCGACAAGCCGTTTTTGATGCCCATCGAGGACGTGTTCAGTATTTCGGGACGCGGGACCGTTGTAACGGGTCGTGTTGAGCGCGGGAAGATTCTGGTGAACGAACCTGTGGAGATCGTGGGGATCCGTCCGACGGCGAAGACGGTTTGCACGGGTGTGGAGATGTTCCGGAAGTTGCTGGACGAGGGTCGCGCGGGCGACAACGTCGGGTTGCTGCTTCGCGGGACGAAGCGGGACGAGGTTGAGCGGGGTCAGGTAGTTGCGAAGCCGGGGAGCATCACGCCGCACACGAAGTTTGAGGCGGAGGTGTACATTCTGAGCAAGGAGGAGGGCGGCCGCCATACGCCGTTTTTCACCGGATATCGCCCCCAGTTTTATTTTCGGACAACGGACGTGACGGGGATTCTGTCGCTTCCCGAGGGCGTCGAGATGGTCATGCCGGGAGACAATGTGAAGATCACCGGCGAGTTGATTACGCCGATCGCCATGGAGAAGGAACTTCGGTTTGCCGTCCGTGAAGGCGGCCGTACCGTCGGTGCCGGTGTCGTGAGCGAAATTATCGAATAA
- the rpsG gene encoding 30S ribosomal protein S7 → MPRRREVPERVIVPDPKYDSKLVARFVKSIMRDGKKSVAERILYDAFDIIGEKTNEAPLKVFENAMENAKPTIEVKSRRVGGSTYQVPTEIRPSRRTALAIRWIIDFSRKRSEKGMSKKLAGELLDAANNRGATVKKREDTHKMAEANKAFAHFRW, encoded by the coding sequence ATGCCAAGAAGAAGAGAAGTTCCCGAGCGGGTGATTGTTCCGGATCCAAAGTATGACAGCAAGCTTGTCGCAAGGTTTGTCAAATCCATCATGCGCGACGGCAAGAAAAGCGTGGCGGAGAGAATCCTTTACGACGCTTTTGACATTATTGGGGAAAAAACCAACGAGGCGCCGCTGAAGGTGTTCGAAAACGCCATGGAAAACGCCAAGCCGACCATCGAGGTCAAATCACGGCGCGTCGGCGGATCGACCTACCAGGTTCCGACGGAGATCCGGCCGTCTCGCAGAACGGCGTTGGCGATCCGTTGGATTATCGATTTTTCGCGGAAACGCTCGGAAAAGGGAATGTCCAAGAAGTTGGCGGGGGAGTTGCTGGACGCCGCCAATAACCGAGGTGCTACCGTCAAGAAGAGAGAAGATACGCACAAGATGGCCGAAGCCAACAAGGCATTTGCGCATTTCCGCTGGTAG
- the rpsL gene encoding 30S ribosomal protein S12 — MPTINQLVRKGRQRIKKKTGTPALKGAPQKRGVCTRVYTSTPKKPNSALRKVARVRLTTGIEVSAYIPGIGHNLQEHSVVLVRGGRVKDLPGVRYHIVRGTLDTLGVEDRKQGRSKYGAKKPK; from the coding sequence ATGCCGACCATAAACCAATTAGTGCGAAAAGGTAGACAGCGAATTAAGAAAAAGACCGGTACCCCGGCTTTAAAAGGTGCGCCTCAGAAAAGAGGGGTCTGCACCCGCGTGTACACCTCGACGCCCAAGAAGCCGAACTCCGCCTTGCGGAAGGTCGCCAGGGTCCGGCTCACCACGGGGATCGAAGTGAGCGCTTACATTCCGGGTATCGGCCACAATCTTCAGGAACACTCCGTCGTCCTGGTTCGAGGCGGCCGCGTCAAGGACTTACCTGGTGTGCGGTATCATATCGTCCGGGGCACCCTGGATACACTGGGCGTGGAAGATCGGAAGCAGGGGCGGTCCAAATATGGTGCCAAGAAACCCAAATAA